The following are from one region of the Pygocentrus nattereri isolate fPygNat1 chromosome 20, fPygNat1.pri, whole genome shotgun sequence genome:
- the htra4 gene encoding serine protease HTRA1 isoform X2, whose product MRYKFNFIADVVDKIAPAVVHLELFRRLPYADQEVPVSSGSGFIVSEDGWIVTNAHVLSNKQRIKVELSNGVHYDATIKDVDQKLDIALIKIDSEEPLPVLMLGRSSDLRPGEFVVAVGSPFSLQNTVTTGIISTTQRGGHELGLHNSDMDYIQTDAIINDGDVIGINTLKVTAGISFAIPSDRIRQFLADSYERQRKGRTQPKKKYIGVRMFQLSPSLIRELQERESDFPDVSSGVYIYEVIPGTAASSAGLMNHDVIVSINGQLVHTTGDVSNAVKSGEPLSMTVRRANEDVTLTIIPGELE is encoded by the exons ATGCGCTACAAATTCAACTTCATCGCGGACGTAGTGGACAAGATCGCACCTGCAGTCGTTCACCTGGAGCTGTTCAGAAG ACTGCCGTACGCCGACCAAGAGGTACCTGTGTCCAGCGGCTCTGGGTTCATTGTGTCCGAAGATGGCTGGATAGTGACAAACGCACACGTGCTGTCCAACAAGCAGCGCATCAAAGTAGAGCTGAGCAACGGGGTCCACTATGACGCCACCATTAAAGACGTGGATCAGAAATTAGACATCGCTCTGATTAAGATCGACTCAGAG GAGCCCCTCCCCGTGCTGATGCTGGGCCGCTCCTCGGACCTGCGGCCAGGTGAGTTCGTGGTTGCCGTGGGCAGCCCCTTCTCCCTGCAGAACACGGTCACCACGGGCATCATCAGCACCACCCAAAGAGGTGGCCATGAGCTCGGCCTCCACAACTCCGACATGGATTACATCCAGACGGACGCCATCATCAAC gATGGAGATGTCATCGGCATAAACACTTTGAAGGTCACAGCGGGAATATCATTTGCAATTCCCTCAGACCGGATACGGCAATTCCTCGCAGACTCCTACGAGAGACAAAGGAAAG GAAGGACGCAGcccaaaaaaaagtatatagGAGTGAGGATGTTTCAGCTGTCCCCATC TTTGATCAGGGAGCTgcaggagagggagagtgatTTCCCAGATGTGAGTTCAGGAGTGTACATCTATGAGGTGATCCCTGGAACTGCTGCCTCAAG CGCTGGTCTGATGAACCATGACGTGATCGTTAGCATCAATGGCCAGCTGGTTCACACCACAGGTGATGTCAGCAATGCAGTGAAGTCTGGGGAACCGCTGTCCATGACAGTGCGGCGGGCTAATGAAGACGTAACGCTCACGATCATCCCTGGAGAGCTAGAGTGA